AAAATCTCCAATAGAAGTTTTAACCGATTTTCCTTCGAGATTTATTTGACGCACTTTCGCAATTCTAATGCGTACGTTTTTTGATTTTTGAAACACTTTTCGCAGCGGAAAAGAAATACTTGCAGGCTCCAAGCGAGCCGTAGCCACTTGGTACATGAGTGGCTGAAATTGATGAAAATTATGTTTATCAATTAAATATACTTCGTAATTGGGGTGGTCTATTAAACCTTGGGCTAGTTTTAATCCAGCAAATCCAGCGCCTACAATTATTACTCTTTGTACATTAGCCATGGTATGTTTTTATTTTACTATAAAGTTTACAAAGTCTTTTATAGAATCGACGGGTTTTGTTGATATATATTTAATAAAAGCACTACCAATTATAGCACCTTTTGCATATTGTGTTGCTTGCATAAAGGTTTTATTATCTGAAATGCCAAACCCAATAATTTGAGGGTTTTTTAAATTCATGTCTGAAATACGTTTGAAGTAACCTGTTTGTTCGTCACCAAAACCAGATTGACTACCTGTAACGCTCGCACTACTCACCATATATATAAAACCGTTGGAAATAGAGTCAATAAAATGGATGCGTTCCACACTTGTTTGTGGGGTAATTAAAAACACATTAATAAGTCCGTATTTTTCAAACGTAGCTTTGTATTCATCATGATAAACATCAACCGGTAAATCGGGGATGATTAAACCATCAATACCAATTTCCTGACATTTTTTACAGAAAGCTTCTACGCCATATTGAAGCATTGGGTTGAAATAGCCCATGATGATTAATGGAATAGATACTGATTTTCTGATATCTTTTAATTGATTAAAAAGCACTTCAGTAGTCATGCCATTCTTCAGCGCTTGTGTAGAACTTGCTTGAATGGTTGGTCCGTCGGCTAAAGGGTCGCTGAACGGTAAACCAATCTCAATCATATCGACACCGCTTTTTTCTAGGTTTTGAATGATAGAAACGCTGTCATTTAAACTTGGGTAACCTGCTGTGAAATAAATAGATAATAACTTTTTATCTTCTTTTAGTTTTTTGTTTATTCTGTTCATTGAAAATGATATTTTTCATTCCCTCGCAGGAGGGAATCTTTTTATTGTATTTCTAAATGTACTCTGAAAGGTCTTTCCAGTCTGGATTTAAGCTATTTATTAAATTGATTTTCCATTCACGATTCCATTTTTTTATTTGTCTTTCTCTTTTTATTGAATTGTTAACATACCTTGTTGTTTCAAAATACACGAGTTTATTAACATTATATTTTCCTGTAAACGTTTTAAGACTATTATTTTTATGTTGTTTTAATCTGTCTTTTAACTGTTTTGAGCGCCCAACATATAGAACCGCATGGTTTTTATTTGTAAGTATGTATACATAATGAATATCCATATAGATTCATGAGTTTTCCGCCTTCGCGGAAATGAAAAACAAATTATCAAATTTTAAAATAATCAATATAGTTTTGTAAATCCTTATCACCACGTCCAGATAAACTAACTACCACGATATCGTTTGGTTTAAATGTTTTCTGTTCGAAAATGGCTAAGGCATGCGAGCTTTCAATAGCAGGAATAATACCTTCTAACTTACATAATTGTAAACCTGCTTTCATGGCTTCATCATCGGTAATAGACATGAATTGAGCCCGACCTGTTTTCGCTAAATGTGCATGCATAGGACCAACACCAGGATAATCTAAACCTGCCGAAATAGAGTAAGGTTCGGTAATTTGACCGTCTGGAGTTTGCATCAAAAGGGTTTTACAACCATGAATAATACCTTCTTTTCCTAGAACTGAAGTAGCTGCGCTTTCACCAGAATCGATACCCAAACCTGCAGCTTCAACTGCTATGATTTTCACATCTGGTTCATGTAAATAATGGTAATAAGTACCAGCAGCATTGCTACCACCACCAATACAAGCAACAACGTAATCTGGGTTTTTACGACCTTCGTGTTCTTTTAATTGCCATTTTATTTCTTCAGAAATGATGGCTTGAAAACGGGTTACCATATCGGGGTAGGGATGTGGCCCTATGGCAGAACCTATAATATAATGGGTATCAACAGGATTGTTTATCCAATCACGAATGGCTTCGTTGGTGGCGTCTTTTAATGTTCGGCTTCCCGACAAAGCAGGAACAACCGTTGCTCCTAACATTTTCATACGAGCCACGTTTGGTGCTTGACGTGCAATATCAATTTCGCCCATGTAAACAATACATTCTAGCCCCATTAAAGCACAAACCGTGGCAGTGGCAACACCGTGTTGACCAGCCCCCGTTTCAGCTATAATACGATGTTTTCCTAAGCGTTTTGCCATTAAAATTTGACCAATAGTATTATTTATTTTGTGAGCCCCCGTATGGTTTAAATCTTCACGCTTTAAGTAAATTTTGGTGTTGTATTTTTCAGAAAGACGTTTCGCAAAATAGAGGGGAGAAGGACGCCCCACATAATCCTTTAAAAGTTGGTCGAACTCTTTTCTGAAATCGGGTTCAGCCATTATTTGTAAATAATTCTTGCGCAATTCTTCTACGTTTGGATATAGCATTTCTGGAATGTATGCGCCTCCAAATTCACCATAATACCCTTTTTCGTTAACGTTGTAATTCATGTTTTTGTATATTTACGTCATTGCGAACGCCGTGAAGGAATCTGTTTGTTTTTAGTTTCAAACTTAGAGATTACTTCGTCATTCGTTCCTCATTCTTCGTAATGACAGTGTCTTTAAATTCTTTTAATAGTTCAATATTCTTTAATCCAGCTTCTATTTCAAATTTGCTATTAACGTCAATAGCATAACAGTATTTTGAAGCGTTACTTTGTTGAAATTGTTTTAGGTTTTCTGTTTCTTCCAATCCAATACCACCACTTAAAAAGAAGGGCTTGGTTGATGGATAATTGTTTAATACATCCCAATTGAAGGTGAAACCATTGCCTCCAGGTAACTTGCCTTTCGTGTCGAATAGAAAGTAATCGCAAACAGCTTCATAAGGTTTTAATACATCAAAGTTGAATTCGTTTTTAATGGAAAATACTTTGATGATTTCTAGTTTTTCATCATTGTGAGACTTTTTTTCAAAGTCGAAGTAATCTATTTTTTTTGATGAGATTATTTCCTCGTTCCGCCCGTCGTAATGACGTTTCAATTCTAAACAATATTCAGGAGATTCTTCACCATGAAGTTGAACCGCTTGTAAATTATGAGTCGTTATTTTTTCAATAACAGTATCAATAGCTTCATTAACAAACACACCTACTTTTTTTATTGATTTGGGTAAAGCAGGCATTAGAATATCAAAATATCTTACAGATTTTTTATGAAATATAAATCCAAGATAGTCTGGTTGCAAAGTTGCAACTTGTTCTATGTTGTCTTGATATTTCATTCCGCAGACTTTAATCCTCACCCCAGCACTCTCCGAAGGAAAGGGAGTAGATGGTGTTATATTTTTAAGTTTTTTATTCATAAGAGTATGCATCCTCCTTCTTTGCGAGGAGTTAGAGGAGGCTTTTAATAAATTGTTTTGCACTTTCTCCTGCATCATCAGTTTTCATGAAGTTTTCACCAATTAAAAAACCTTGGTATCCGTAAGGTTGTAATTCTTTAATGGCTTCTATATTGCTAATGCCGCTTTCAGATACTTTTACAAAATCGGTTGGTATGAGTGTACTTAGACGTTTACTGGTTTCTAAACTGACATCGAAAGTTTTTAAATTTCGGTTATTTACGCCCAACATATCTAAACTTGGCATGATGGATTTATGTAATTCTTCTTCGTTATGCACTTCCAACAACACATCTAAATTTAAACTTTTTGCAAATTCTGAAAATTGCTTAATCTCGTTTCTGGTTAGAATAGCAGCAATTAATAGAATAACATCGGCACCATAGGCTTTTGCTTCTAGCAATTGGTATTCGTCTATAATAAATTCTTTACGTAAAAGCGGTACATTACAACTGGCTCTGGCGGTTAATAAATCGTCTAAAGAACCGCCAAAATATTTACCATCTGTTAAAACGGACATTCCACAAACGCCTGCATCTTCATAGCCTTTGGCAACATCAAATACGTTTAGGTTTTGATTGATAACGGATTTTGAAGGAGATCGGCGTTTATGTTCAGCAATAATACCCGTTTGGCTGTTACGTAGTTTATTTGCTAGTGAAAAGGTTTGTCTATCAAATAAAACCGATTGTTCCAATTGACTCATAGGAATTAATGATTTTCTTAAATCGACTTCCTTGCGTTTATCTGCTACAATTTTATCTAGTATGTTCATTTTTATTCTGATTCGTCATAGCGAGGTTTTTTAAAGGCGAAGCAACCTGACTCTATTGATGAGATTACTTCGTCGTTTCCTCCTTGTAATGACGTTATTTACTTAATTCAACCAATATATCTAAACTAGTTTTTGCTTTTCCTGAAAGCAGCGATTCTTTAGCTAATTCAAAGCCCTCTTTATGACTAATTTTCTTAGTGGTTGCAATAGCTAATCCTGCATTAGCACACACCACATTGTTTTGCTGTTCGGTGCCTTTTCCTTGAATGACATCGATAAATATTTTAGCAGATGATTCTACAGTATTACCACCAAAAATAGATTCTTGAGTAATTTCCGAAAGCCCTAAATCTTCTGGTGAAAACATCCTTTCAGAATGGTTTGAAATCACTTTTGCTTTTCCCGTCAAAGATATTTCATCGTAACCATCTAAA
The genomic region above belongs to Mariniflexile litorale and contains:
- the trpA gene encoding tryptophan synthase subunit alpha, with the protein product MNRINKKLKEDKKLLSIYFTAGYPSLNDSVSIIQNLEKSGVDMIEIGLPFSDPLADGPTIQASSTQALKNGMTTEVLFNQLKDIRKSVSIPLIIMGYFNPMLQYGVEAFCKKCQEIGIDGLIIPDLPVDVYHDEYKATFEKYGLINVFLITPQTSVERIHFIDSISNGFIYMVSSASVTGSQSGFGDEQTGYFKRISDMNLKNPQIIGFGISDNKTFMQATQYAKGAIIGSAFIKYISTKPVDSIKDFVNFIVK
- a CDS encoding GIY-YIG nuclease family protein encodes the protein MDIHYVYILTNKNHAVLYVGRSKQLKDRLKQHKNNSLKTFTGKYNVNKLVYFETTRYVNNSIKRERQIKKWNREWKINLINSLNPDWKDLSEYI
- the trpB gene encoding tryptophan synthase subunit beta is translated as MNYNVNEKGYYGEFGGAYIPEMLYPNVEELRKNYLQIMAEPDFRKEFDQLLKDYVGRPSPLYFAKRLSEKYNTKIYLKREDLNHTGAHKINNTIGQILMAKRLGKHRIIAETGAGQHGVATATVCALMGLECIVYMGEIDIARQAPNVARMKMLGATVVPALSGSRTLKDATNEAIRDWINNPVDTHYIIGSAIGPHPYPDMVTRFQAIISEEIKWQLKEHEGRKNPDYVVACIGGGSNAAGTYYHYLHEPDVKIIAVEAAGLGIDSGESAATSVLGKEGIIHGCKTLLMQTPDGQITEPYSISAGLDYPGVGPMHAHLAKTGRAQFMSITDDEAMKAGLQLCKLEGIIPAIESSHALAIFEQKTFKPNDIVVVSLSGRGDKDLQNYIDYFKI
- a CDS encoding phosphoribosylanthranilate isomerase, which produces MKYQDNIEQVATLQPDYLGFIFHKKSVRYFDILMPALPKSIKKVGVFVNEAIDTVIEKITTHNLQAVQLHGEESPEYCLELKRHYDGRNEEIISSKKIDYFDFEKKSHNDEKLEIIKVFSIKNEFNFDVLKPYEAVCDYFLFDTKGKLPGGNGFTFNWDVLNNYPSTKPFFLSGGIGLEETENLKQFQQSNASKYCYAIDVNSKFEIEAGLKNIELLKEFKDTVITKNEERMTK
- the trpC gene encoding indole-3-glycerol phosphate synthase TrpC, producing the protein MNILDKIVADKRKEVDLRKSLIPMSQLEQSVLFDRQTFSLANKLRNSQTGIIAEHKRRSPSKSVINQNLNVFDVAKGYEDAGVCGMSVLTDGKYFGGSLDDLLTARASCNVPLLRKEFIIDEYQLLEAKAYGADVILLIAAILTRNEIKQFSEFAKSLNLDVLLEVHNEEELHKSIMPSLDMLGVNNRNLKTFDVSLETSKRLSTLIPTDFVKVSESGISNIEAIKELQPYGYQGFLIGENFMKTDDAGESAKQFIKSLL